In Mercenaria mercenaria strain notata chromosome 15, MADL_Memer_1, whole genome shotgun sequence, a single genomic region encodes these proteins:
- the LOC123560930 gene encoding uncharacterized protein LOC123560930, with protein sequence MSSYANFITLILLVSLSAGADNVSDGKQRDILDGNAVMDVGHALGNPLVKFIGAVVKSLEDNMNAKLTSVLSRLPSCLDWSVWTECTHIKANFGIQNRTRMCGTMPGTPNEAKNVMEIETRLCEMHKLSEDLRISTCPENYTRTEHGFCVMFKTESVSWETAQSNCESDGGNLINIDSQTKSQDIAKAFKDKRLNEGALIDGVQQSSGADWEARSGAKNSFFNWKTGEPKRDQLSTLSVR encoded by the coding sequence ATGTCATCATATGCGAATTTCATTACTTTGATTTTACTGGTGTCATTGTCCGCAGGGGCAGACAATGTCTCTGACGGGAAACAAAGAGATATTTTAGATGGCAACGCGGTGATGGATGTTGGACACGCGCTTGGAAATCCTTTGGTTAAATTCATCGGAGCTGTAGTTAAAAGCTTAGAAGACAACATGAATGCAAAACTAACGTCGGTTCTAAGCCGCCTGCCATCTTGTTTAGATTGGTCGGTATGGACGGAATGTACTCATATTAAAGCAAACTTTGGAATTCAGAACAGAACGAGAATGTGCGGAACGATGCCAGGCACACCTAACGAAGCCAAAAACGTTATGGAAATAGAAACAAGACTTTGTGAGATGCATAAATTGTCAGAAGATTTACGCATATCCACGTGCCCAGAGAATTATACGCGGACAGAACACGGGTTTTGTGTAATGTTTAAAACAGAGAGCGTGTCTTGGGAAACTGCACAGTCAAACTGTGAGAGTGATGGCGGAAATTTAATAAATATCGACTCGCAAACAAAGTCACAAGATATTGCGAAAGCATTTAAAGACAAAAGATTGAATGAAGGGGCTTTGATAGATGGAGTTCAGCAAAGTTCTGGAGCGGACTGGGAAGCTAGATCCGGGGCAAAGAACTCATTCTTTAACTGGAAGACCGGCGAACCAAAACGGGACCAGCTTTCCACGTTGTCGGTACGCTAA